In Desulfofustis limnaeus, the genomic stretch GCGGTGCGGTCGATTCCGTCAGCCTCGTAAAAAAACGGGCGCAGCAGGTTCGTCTGCGAGGTTATCTTGCCCTCGGCCAGGGCGATGTCGTAGAGCAGGGTGTTCGGATAGACCCTGATGCCGATGAAAAAAAACAGAGCGGCCCGCTCCAGTTGCTCGATGGCGTCGAGGCTTGCCGTCACGGTCGCCCTTGATTCACTGGGGCCGCCGAACAGAAAATAGTGGGCCACATGCAGTCCGGCGGCCCGGGCCTGGGCGTGCGCCGCTCTGACGTCGTCGCCGCGAAACGGTTTGCGATAGACGCGCAGCATCTGCTCGCAGAGCGATTCGGTGCCGAATTCCACGTGTTTCAGCCCGGCTTCCCGCATCGTTTGAAAATAGCCGTCAGGCGGTTTCAGGGGGGCGAAAAATCCGCCCCAGGGAATGGTGACGCCCTGTTTCTTGAAGGCGCGGGCGACGGCCAGACTGTGGGGGGTGTCAGAGTTGAAGGCGGAATCGGTGATAAACAGGTACCGGGCTCCGGCCTCCTGCAGGAGTCGGGCGTTGCGGGCCACCTGGTCGGGCGGCTGGAGGCGGTGGCGATGCCCTTCGATGTGGGGGTAGGGGCAGTAGAGACAGGTGAAGGCGCACCCGCGTTTGGTCTGCAGGTTGAGCATGCCGCCGTTGGCGATATAGAATTGGTGGTGGTCGGTTCGGTCGGCACACAAGCGCTGTTGTTCGCCGCTCCACGGGGGCGGGTAGACGGCCGGCTGACCGGCGGTGATGACACCGGTCAGGGCAGCCACCTCGCGACCCGTTTCAAGAGCGTCGATGAATGATCGGAACCGTTCGCCCTCGCCGATGATGCCGAAATCGGCCCCGACCGCGGCGAGAAACGGCTGCGGCAGGATGGTGAAACCGCTGCCCCCGAGCACCAGGACAGCATTGCTCTGCCGGCGCAGCCAAGCGATCAGCTCCCGGTAGGAGTCGATAAAGGGGAGCGGCGCGCCGGCTTCGGTGTTGTCGATGTTGCGGCAGCTGATACCGATCACCTCGGGACGCAACTCTTCTATAATTCGTCTCAGGGCGTCTCGGTCCACCACGTTGAGGTCGGCGATGCGGACCTGGTGGCGATCGGCCACGGCGGCGGCCACATAGTCGAGGCCGATGGGGTAGACCGGATAGGGAACGGTCAAGGTGTTGGGCGAGATCAGCAGGATGTTCACGGCAGAGCGATCTCCAGAGCGCTCAGATAGTCATCGCTGGTGAGCAGCAAGATGGTCTTACCGGCTAGGGACCGGGGCGGGCCCTGAGCCAGGGAGGCGGGGAGTTCCCCATGGACCAGCAGCTGCCAGGCGAGCACGGCGGCCACCGCCGAGGCCGAGGCATACTCGCCGACCAGCTCACGGTAACGGAGCACCGGCACCGTCGTTCCAGCCATCGCCAGGAAACGGCTCAGCTGTTCTTCTCCGGCATCACGTCGGTCTGCGGGAAATCCAGCCAGGATGGCACCGCAGCGGCTTCGAATGGCATCGCTGCCGCCGTACCAGTCGAGCAGGGCGGCAATTGCTTCCGGGTCCCGGCGGCAGCGATAAAACGGGGTACTGATGAGACCGGTGGCGCCGTCGTGCCGACGGCTGACCAGCAGAGCGCCGCCGCCGTCGGCAAGCGGAGAGTCGGCCGGGATCGACGCATCGAACAATGGCGACAGGTGTTGGTGACCTTCGTCCACGCCGAGCACCAGTGCCGGGGCGTCGTGGTCATCGAGAATCAGGTCGGCGGCCCACAAGGCTTGTTCGAAGGAATGGTTGCCGCCGCTGACGGTGATATTGGCCCCGGTCGCGTGAGCCCAGATGGCGATCTGGCTGGCCGGAGCGTTGTGCACCGAGCCGACGAAATCGGTGGGGCTGGGGAATTGTTCGTTGGAGGAAGCCAGACGTTCGAGAAAATCATGGGTCTCCGACAGGGCGCCCCAGCCGGTGCCGAGAAAAATTGCGGTCGGTACGCCGGCGGATCGGTCGTTGCCGAGCGTGGCGGCGGCCAGAGCCAGGGCCAGCCGAGGCAGCCGTTTGAGTCGGCGTACCAGACGCGGTGGCAGATGAGCGGCGGCGCTCAGATCGACCAGGCCGGCGGCCGTCACTCCGTTCCGAAGCCGCTCGAGGGTGGCGGCGGTATCACCGGCACCGCTCAGACAGCGGCCGTCGTGGATGGCCAGAAATCGTTTGTCCGTCTCGTGGTGCCGCGGTGCAAGGGTGCAGCGGCCGGCATCCGGCGGGACCTGGAGCACCAGGCAGCAATTGTTGCCGCCGAAACCGAACGAATTGGATAAAACCGTGGTCACGATTCGGTGCTGCGGTGTGCGCAGGGGCTTGAGATCGAGGGCCGGATCAGGCTGGCGACAGCCGGTGTTGGCCGGCAACAGACCCCGTGAGACGGCCAGGGCGGCGAGTACCGCCTCAATGGCGCCGGATGCCGCCAGCGAGTGACCGGTGGCGCCCTTCACCGAGGAGAGAGGGGGCGGTTGGGCGAAAAGGCGATGGATTGCCTTGGCTTCGGCCAGATCGTTGTCCGGCGTACCGGTACCGTGCAGGTTCAGGTAGTCGACCGACTCGGGTTTGCAAGCGGCATCGTCCAGGGCCGCCTGCATCGCCGCCAACGCGCCGTCTCCATCCGGGTGCGGTGCCGCGGGGTGGTGGGCATCGCAGGAGAGTCCGGCGCCGGCGAGAACGGCCAGCGGCCGGGCCGGGCGGGTTCTGGTCAACAGCAGCAGCGCCGCGCCTTCGGCCACGCTCATTCCCAGGCGCTTCTGGTCGAGCGGCCGACAACCGATCCGATCCACCAGTTGCAGTGAGTGAAAACCGAAATAGGTCAGGCGGCAGAGCGAATCGGCGCCGCCGGCCAGAATCCGTTCGTAGACTCCCTGTTGCAGCAGGCGCAGCGCCAGGGTAAGGGCCACCGAGCCGGAGGAACAGGCGGTGGAGACCGTCAAGGCCGGACCGTAACACCGGACGGCCCGGGCCACCTCCTCGGCGACGCTGGTCAGGCCGTGGTACCGGAACTGCGCCTGGGCCGTCACTCCGCTCCGGAGGAGTTCTTCGCTGGTGAGGATACCGCCGGTGGTGGTGCCGATGATCACCGCGTCCGGCGGGCGATCGTCGTCACGCACCACCTGGCCGGCGGCGGCCAGGGCCAGCCGATGGGTGCGCGGCAGCGGGCTGGGGACGAGTTCGTCGCTCACCTGGCCAACCGGCAGCGGCTGGCCGTGCAGCAGCGGGAACAGGGACAGGGGTGCGATGGCGGAGCGGCCGGCGGTCAGTGCCGTGCAGGTGGCTTCCGGGCCGGTGCCGAGCGAACTGACGATTCCGATACCGCTTATGTACACGGGGGGCAAACTCAAGACGAGGCGGGGGTGTGTGCCTTGATGTAGTCTGCCAGCGTGGCCAGGGAGGCAAAGACCTGGGCGCCGATTTCCTGGTTGTTGATGACAACTCCGTAATCCTTTTCAACCATGACCACGATCTCCAGGACATCGATGGAGTCGATGCCGAGATCGCCGCCGACGAGTTGGGCATGTTCGTCGATATCGTCGACCGTCAGGTCGTCGAGGTGCAGGATGTCGATGAGTTTACGCTTGAGCTCTGCGATTAAGGTGTCCATAAATCCGTGGTCAATCCGGAAAAGCTGCCGCCGCGGCCGGCCGGTCAGGGCACGCCGGAGGCCTGCAGGTGCGGGTTTGAATGGTGTCCAGTTCTGCGATTGTGCTGCGTTCCAGACAATGTTATATATTATGCCTCGAGCGAGTTGTCATCTTCTTTAGGGAACCTTGAAAAATTGCCATTTCGCCCAATCTCGTCGTTGCGCAATCACATTTTATCCTCGGAATATCATGTATATGCCTGCGGTAAAATGTTCGTGCGCGCCTCGATCTTGAATGAAATTTCGAAGGTTTCAAGCTCCCTTTTAGGTGTTTTTTTTCAATGGTAACAAGTATACAGCAGCGTGAGCAGGGTCATGGGTCGGCTTTCTGATCTGGGCCTGAGCTTGACCGATCTTCTGCCCCATCGGGAGCCGATGGTGCTTGTCGAGGAAATCCTCGAGGTGGATCGGACCGTCGCCCAGACGCGTTCCACTGTCAGGACCAGCTGGCCGTTGGCCGAGTCGGACGGGGTCCAGCCGCTGGTGCTGATCGAGTTGGCGGCGCAGACCGCCGGGGTGTGCAACGGCTGGGACCGGATCAACACCAAGGGACCGGATTCGGAGAAGATGGGCTACCTGGTCGGGGTCAAACGGGCCCGTTTGCCCGAGGAACTGCTCGGTTATGGACAACGCCTGCTGGTCCGGGCGGAGAACAAGCATGATTTTGGCAACCTCCGGGAGGTCTTCTGCACCGTTAGCCGAGAGGACGAGGTGATTGCCGAGATCACCCTGCAGCTATTTCAAGCGTAAGGAGCCATGGAAACCGAAGAAAAGCGGAAAACCGCTCTGGTCACTGGCGGCAGCAAGGGGATCGGGCGGGCCATCTGTGTGGAACTGGCGGCGGCCGGCTATGACGTGGTGATCAATTACCGCTCCGACCTGGCCGGTGCCGAGGAGACCCTGGTGGCCGTCACGGCGGTCGGCGGCCGGGGCGAGATCTGCCGTTTCGACGTGCGCGAGGCGGAGGCGGTCGAACAGGCGGTGGCCGATCTTGTCGCCCGCCGGGGCGGCATCGACGTGCTGGTCAATAATGCCGGGGTCGTGGCCGACGGACTCTTCTTGATGATGTCGAAGGACAAGTGGCAATCGGTGATCGATACCGGCCTGAGCGGCTTTTACCATGTCACCCGACCGGTGCTCGAGACCATGGTCCCGCGCCGCTCCGGAGCGATCGTCTCCATCTCTTCGGCCTCTTCGCTGATGGCCAACCGCGGTCAGGCCAACTATGCGGCCGCCAAAGCGGCGATCAACGCCGCCAGTCGGGTGGTTGCCGCCGAGGTGGCCCGCCTCGGTATCCGGGTCAACGTGGTGGCCCCGGGGCTGATCGATACCGATATGATCGCCGCCGCGCCCAAGGAGCAGATCAAGTCCTTGATCCCCATGGCCCGCATCGGCCGGCCGGAAGAAGTGGCCCGCGTGGTTCGCTTTCTCTGTTCCGAGGACGCCTCCTATATCACCGGCCAGGTCATTTCGGTGAACGGGGGGATGTTTTAGTGGGTATTATCTATCGGATTGCCGTTTTGTTGTTAGGCTGCTGTCTCCTGCCGATCCCGGGAGGCGTTCGGGCCGCGGCCGACGAAACTCCGTTTTATCTGCAGTCGGTGCAGGCCGATTTCGTCCAGCGCAAGCACTTGCAGATCCTCCTGCAGCCACTCGTCTCCACGGGCAGTTTCGCCTTTCAGGCGCCGCAGTCGCTGCGCTGGGAATACCGGGAACCGATCCGCTCGGTGCTCGTCATGCACGCCGGTTTCGCCCGCAAATACGTGGAGCGGGACGGGCGCTGGGAGGAGGACCGCGGCGCGCCGGTGGGGGCCCTGCAGTTCGTGCTGGCCGAGATGAGCGATTGGTTGGCCGGCCGGTTCACCGACGAGGGGCTGTTTCATGTTACCGTGGTTGATCCGCAGACCATGCGGTTCGTGCCGAAGGATCAGACGGTTGCGGCCTTCATCCGCTTTGTCGAGATTCGTGTCGGCGAACAGCCGGGGCTGCTCGACAGCGTGCTGATCGATGAGGGTGACGGTGCCTTCACCGAGATGACCTTCACCAATCGGGTCCTCAACCCGGATCTGCCCTTCGAGTTGTTTTCCGCACCGTGAAACGCTTGTTTTTCTGTCTGTTGGGGATCCTGTTGCTGGCCGCTTGCGCGCGGCAGCCGATCCACGTCCCGCCGGAGATGGCACCACGTGTTGACGATGTGTTGCCGTCTTCCTGCCTGGCGGTTTTTCCCCAGGGAAGCTGGCAACTGGTGCACCAGTTGGAGTTTTCTTCGGCGGAGCGGTTTTCCAGCCGGCTCATCGGCGTGACGATCTTGACGGCCGACGGCTTGCACTGTGCCCTGGTTAGCGTCGAGGGGGTGACCCTTTTTGAAGCGCGAGCGGTCCATGCTCAGACCCTGGAAGTCCTGCGGGCCGTGCCGCCTTTCGACCGACCCGCCTTCGGCGCAGGGCTGCTGGCCGATCTGCGGCTGCTGTTTCGGTCGCCGGCGGGTACCCTGCAGCCGGGGCGGCAGCCCGATGGGCGCGACGTGTGCCGTTCTCATGCCGGGGACGGCCGCGTTGTCGATATCCTGCCGCCGGTGGACGGCCGCTGGCAGATTCGGGAGTATCATCTCGACCGGGACCGCAGCGTCGTTGTGGAGGCGGTGGCGGACAACCGGCTGGGCCGTTCCGGCATCGCTTCTTCGCTGGTTGTGCAGGTCAGGGGAGAGGCAGACTATGAGTTGGAGATCACCCTGATCGAGGCCACGGTCGTACCGTGAGCGGGCCGAAAACGGTTTCCCGGTGTCGACTGCCGGTGCGGGCCGGCACCTCTCGGTTGCCGATCAGATAGAACGGAGCAAGAAAACACCCACCATGAAATTCAAGCTGATCTATCCGCGCTGGGCGAAACTGGCCCGGCAGACCGAATTCCACCTGCCGCCCCACGGCCCGGTGGTCTTTGCCGCCACCCTTCCCGACTATGTGGAGGTGGATTTCGTCGACGAGAATCTCGAACCCCTTGATTTCGACGAGCCCGTGGATTTCGTCGGGATCTCGATGATGCTCACCATTCAGGTCAAACGTGGCTGGGAGATCGCCGATATCTACCGCAAAAAGGGGATCAAGGTGATCTTCGGAGGGATCGCCAGCATGCTTCACGCCGAAGAGACCATGGCCCATGCCGACTCCGTTTTTCTCGGTGAGGCCGAGGGGCGGATGGAGCAAGTCTTTGCCGATTTCCGGCGCGGCGAGCTGCAGCCCTGTTACAACTTTCTCGACCGGCGTCCGGATATCGGCCTGGTCGGCCCGGCCCGGCGTGATATCCTCAACCGCCGCCTCTACAACTACAAGGGCGTGCAGATGGTGGACCTGGTGCATGCCTCGCGCGGGTGCCGGTTCAACTGCTACCCCTGTGCCGTTTCCTACCTGGGCGGTCGGGAGTTCCGGCCGCGCCCGGTGAGTAAGACCATTGCCGAGATGGCCGGTATCGACAACAACCGGCTGTTCATCGTCGACAACTCCCTGGCCCAGGATGCCCGCTGGGAGATGGAGCTGTTTAAGGAGATGATCCCGCTCAAGAAGAAATGGTGTTCGCACCCCATCGAGGATAAACCAGAGGTCCTCGACCTGGCCGCGCAGGCCGGCGCCTGGTACGTCTATCAGGCGGTCTTCGACACCTCGGATTATATCAGGGAGCGGATCAAGCGCTACCATGATCACGGTATCGGCGTCGAGGGCACGATTCTGCTCGGGCTGGACAGCCACAGCGAGGACTCCATCCGTCGGCTGATCGATTTTTTGCTGGAGATCGAACTGGACCTGGCCGAGTTTACGGTGCTCACACCGTTTCCTCATACCCGGGCCTATACCGAACTGTACCGTGAAGGCCGGATCCGCTCCTTCGACTGGGACGACTATACCGCCGACAAGGTCGTCTACCAGCCGAAACAAATGAGTGGTGAACGGTTGCAGGAACTGCTCGATTTCGCCTGGGATACCTTTTATCGGGAAGAACCGCAGCGCATCAAGATGACCAAGCTTTTCCAACAGGTGATTCGCAAGGAGATGGCCGACAACACCTATCACCCGCGGGACCGGAGCCTGGCCGGTCAGGCTTTCGGCAGGACCGCTCGGCCATGAATGTCCCGACGCTGCAGCAAGGACGCGTACGGCTGGCCGAGGTGCTGGCCGGACCCCGGTATCCCGACCACCCGTACGTCCTGTCCGGCTCTACGCACGGGCAGGTGTATGCCATGGCAGCCTGGCTGGTGGAACATTTTCGCACCTCGGGCGGCGAGCGGCAGCTGGTGTGCCTGGCCGCCGAGGATCGTAGCATCATCGCCGCCGCCGTGCTTGCTTCGTTGGCGGGCGGGCCGATTCTGCTGCTGCCGTACGGCTTTTCCGAACGGATCCTGGCCGGGATCCACGGGAGCACCGGTTACCGCAGCGCCATCGTCGACCGCGACCTGCCCTGGCCGCCCGGTGTAGAGACCGTGCACCCGCAGCCCCAGGCGAACCAGCCGCTGGTCGCCGACCCGGCTCCGACGGCGGACCGGGTCCTGCTTCATCTGTACACCGGAGGGTCCACCGGGGTGCCGCAGTTCTGGTCGAAGACGGCCGGCAACCTGCTCTTCGAGACCATGCATCTGGTCGATTTTCTGGTTGTTACCCCGGAAGACCGGATCGTCGCCACCGTCTCCCCCTACCACATCTACGGACTGCTCTATTCGGTGCTGCTGCCGCTGCTGGCATCGGCCGCCGTCTCTCCGCTCACCCCCTCCTACCCAGCCGAGATCGTCGAGGCCGTGGCCGCCGAACAGGCCACCATACTGGTCAGCGTGCCGGCCCACTACGATGCCCTGCACGGCAGGACCTGCGCCACCAGCTGGCTGCGGCTGGCCACCTCGTCCGCCGGCATGCTCAGCGAAGAAAGCAATCGCGATTTCCGGCAACGCAACTGGCTTGAGCTGATCGAGATCTACGGCTCCACCGAGACGGGCGGCATAGCCAGCCGCAACCGGTTCCGGGCAGAGGAGTATTTTCGCCTGTTTCCCGCCGTCGAGGCAACACGCGTCGGTGAACGGCTGGCGGTCCGCTCGCCGTTCACCTCGCCGGAAGCGCCGCGCGACGGGGATGGTTTTTTTCTCTGCGGCGATCGCGCCGTCTTCCCGGAACCCGGTCTGCTGGCCCCGCAGGGGCGGGCCGACCATATCGCCAAGGTCGGCGGCAAACGGGTCAACCTGGAGGAAGTTCGCACTGCCGTCCGGCACCAGGCCGGGGTCCGCGATGCGGTGGTGCTGACTGTCCCCATTGGCGGCGGGCGTGAACAGCAGGTGGTGGCCGTGGCTCAGGGACGGTGCACCCCGGAATCCATCAGAGCGGGGTTGGCAGGGCTGCTCGAACCCTATGCCATGCCTCGCATCATCCGTTGCGTGAACACCATCCCGGTGACCGTTAACGGCAAGTATGACCGGGAAGCGATCCTCGCCCTGGTGAAACCATGACGTCGCTGGACCTCGCCCTGGTCACCGGTTACGAGTGTCTGGCCGCCTGGGCCGATCTGCTTGACCGGATCAACGTCTTTCCCGTGGCCGACGGCGATACCGGCGCCAACCTGCGGATCAGCCTGGCGCCGCTGAAGGCGCCGGATAGTGAGCGCCGGCTCCTGGTGGATCGGTTGAGTCGCACTGCCACCGGTAATTCCGGTAATATCGCCGTGGCCTTTCTGCGTGCCTTTGCGGCCGCCACCGACCCGGCCGAGTTGGCGGCCGCCGCCGAGCAGGGACGGCGGCAGGCGTGGCAGGCGGTGGCTCGACCGCAGCCGGGGACCATGCTCTCGGTGTTCGATACCGTGGCCGGGTTTTCCGGTTCCTGGCAGGACGGCGAAATCTACGACCGCCTGAGCCGGCTGCTGCAGCGGAGCGTCGTTGACGGTGCGGCGCTGATCCCCGCCATTCGGCAGGCCGGCGTGGTGGACGCCGGGGCGCTGGGGATGTATATCTTTTTCGACGGTTTCTGCCAGAGCCTGGCCGGCAGAGAGCGGATCGAGGTTGATGTGCGGGGGCCGTTCGCCGGCCGGCTGGACATCAATCCCGGGATTTTTCTGCCGGCCGCCGAACCCGGGGAACAGTTCTGCGTCGATGCCGTGTTGGCCACGAATAGCCCTCCAGCCGAGATGAGCGAAGCCCTGAACGAGCTGGGCGATAGCCTGGTGCTGCTTGATGATGCCGCAGGGGTCAAGATCCATGTTCACACCGCCGAGCCCCAGCAGCTGCGCCATCGGCTTGCTGGTTTCGGGGAGGTTATCGGTTGGTCCGATGAGCCGATCCGGGCCTCGGCGGGCACCGGACAGCCGATCGCCCGGACGGGCCAGACGATCAGGGTGGTCAGCGACGCGGCTGGTTCTTTGTCCCGAGAGCTGGCTGAAAAACACGGTATCACGCTGCTCGACAGCTATCTAGTCTATGACGGTCAGTCACGCCCGGAAAGTCTTTGCGATCCGGGGGAAATCTACCGTCTGCTGCGTGCCGGCCACCGGGTGACCACGGCCCAGGCCTCGGTCTTCGAGCGCCGGCTGCGCTTCCAGCGCTTTTGTCAGGAAGGGGAGCGCACCCTCTATCTTTGTGTCGGCTCCGCCTTTACCGGCAACTACGATGTCGCCGCGGACTGGAAGCACGGCCATGACCGGGACAACCGCTTGGAGATCCTCGACACCGGGGCGGCCTCGGGGCGGCTCGGGCTGATCGCCCTGCTCACCGGGCGTTTAGCCGAGAGCGGTCTCGAGGCCGCGGCGGTGATCGAGTTCGCCCGGCAGCGGCTGACCAGCTGCCAGGAGTTGGTCTTCATCGATCAGCTCAAATACCTGGTCGCCGGTGGCCGGGTGTCGCGGGCCGGCGGTTTTTTCGGGGACCTGCTGCAGCTCAAGCCGATCATCAGCCCCACCGCCGGCGGCGTGCGTCGCGAAGGGGTGGTGCGTCATCGCCGGGGGCAGATCGGTTTCGCCCTGGAGCGGCTGCAACAACGATTTAGCGTCGATGACCGGCCGACAATCCTGCTCCAGTATTCCGACAATCGTACCTGGGTGAGTGAAACGGTGGCCGGTCAGCTGGCGGACCGGCTGCCCCGGGCGGAGCTGATCCTGGTGCCGTTGTCGCTGACCTCCGGCGTCCATATGGGTCCGGGCACCTGGTCGGTGGCCTGGGATCTGGTGGATTGAAACGGGTGGGGTGCAACCGGCCATGAACGCAGCAATCGTCATTCCCGTCTACAACCACGGGCCGCTGGTCGGCGCGGTGGTGGCTCGCGCCCTGGCGCTGGCGCTGCCGGTCATTGTCGTCGATGACGGCAGTACCGATGAGACGGCGGCGGTCCTCGCCGAGTATG encodes the following:
- a CDS encoding lipid biosynthesis B12-binding/radical SAM protein, which encodes MNILLISPNTLTVPYPVYPIGLDYVAAAVADRHQVRIADLNVVDRDALRRIIEELRPEVIGISCRNIDNTEAGAPLPFIDSYRELIAWLRRQSNAVLVLGGSGFTILPQPFLAAVGADFGIIGEGERFRSFIDALETGREVAALTGVITAGQPAVYPPPWSGEQQRLCADRTDHHQFYIANGGMLNLQTKRGCAFTCLYCPYPHIEGHRHRLQPPDQVARNARLLQEAGARYLFITDSAFNSDTPHSLAVARAFKKQGVTIPWGGFFAPLKPPDGYFQTMREAGLKHVEFGTESLCEQMLRVYRKPFRGDDVRAAHAQARAAGLHVAHYFLFGGPSESRATVTASLDAIEQLERAALFFFIGIRVYPNTLLYDIALAEGKITSQTNLLRPFFYEADGIDRTAVEALVVERAGGRANWIIGSGGETVAATIKTMHARRFSGPLWEYLIR
- a CDS encoding beta-ketoacyl synthase N-terminal-like domain-containing protein; the encoded protein is MYISGIGIVSSLGTGPEATCTALTAGRSAIAPLSLFPLLHGQPLPVGQVSDELVPSPLPRTHRLALAAAGQVVRDDDRPPDAVIIGTTTGGILTSEELLRSGVTAQAQFRYHGLTSVAEEVARAVRCYGPALTVSTACSSGSVALTLALRLLQQGVYERILAGGADSLCRLTYFGFHSLQLVDRIGCRPLDQKRLGMSVAEGAALLLLTRTRPARPLAVLAGAGLSCDAHHPAAPHPDGDGALAAMQAALDDAACKPESVDYLNLHGTGTPDNDLAEAKAIHRLFAQPPPLSSVKGATGHSLAASGAIEAVLAALAVSRGLLPANTGCRQPDPALDLKPLRTPQHRIVTTVLSNSFGFGGNNCCLVLQVPPDAGRCTLAPRHHETDKRFLAIHDGRCLSGAGDTAATLERLRNGVTAAGLVDLSAAAHLPPRLVRRLKRLPRLALALAAATLGNDRSAGVPTAIFLGTGWGALSETHDFLERLASSNEQFPSPTDFVGSVHNAPASQIAIWAHATGANITVSGGNHSFEQALWAADLILDDHDAPALVLGVDEGHQHLSPLFDASIPADSPLADGGGALLVSRRHDGATGLISTPFYRCRRDPEAIAALLDWYGGSDAIRSRCGAILAGFPADRRDAGEEQLSRFLAMAGTTVPVLRYRELVGEYASASAVAAVLAWQLLVHGELPASLAQGPPRSLAGKTILLLTSDDYLSALEIALP
- a CDS encoding phosphopantetheine-binding protein; this translates as MDTLIAELKRKLIDILHLDDLTVDDIDEHAQLVGGDLGIDSIDVLEIVVMVEKDYGVVINNQEIGAQVFASLATLADYIKAHTPASS
- the fabG gene encoding 3-oxoacyl-ACP reductase FabG; translated protein: METEEKRKTALVTGGSKGIGRAICVELAAAGYDVVINYRSDLAGAEETLVAVTAVGGRGEICRFDVREAEAVEQAVADLVARRGGIDVLVNNAGVVADGLFLMMSKDKWQSVIDTGLSGFYHVTRPVLETMVPRRSGAIVSISSASSLMANRGQANYAAAKAAINAASRVVAAEVARLGIRVNVVAPGLIDTDMIAAAPKEQIKSLIPMARIGRPEEVARVVRFLCSEDASYITGQVISVNGGMF
- a CDS encoding outer membrane lipoprotein carrier protein LolA, with amino-acid sequence MGIIYRIAVLLLGCCLLPIPGGVRAAADETPFYLQSVQADFVQRKHLQILLQPLVSTGSFAFQAPQSLRWEYREPIRSVLVMHAGFARKYVERDGRWEEDRGAPVGALQFVLAEMSDWLAGRFTDEGLFHVTVVDPQTMRFVPKDQTVAAFIRFVEIRVGEQPGLLDSVLIDEGDGAFTEMTFTNRVLNPDLPFELFSAP
- a CDS encoding B12-binding domain-containing radical SAM protein — translated: MKFKLIYPRWAKLARQTEFHLPPHGPVVFAATLPDYVEVDFVDENLEPLDFDEPVDFVGISMMLTIQVKRGWEIADIYRKKGIKVIFGGIASMLHAEETMAHADSVFLGEAEGRMEQVFADFRRGELQPCYNFLDRRPDIGLVGPARRDILNRRLYNYKGVQMVDLVHASRGCRFNCYPCAVSYLGGREFRPRPVSKTIAEMAGIDNNRLFIVDNSLAQDARWEMELFKEMIPLKKKWCSHPIEDKPEVLDLAAQAGAWYVYQAVFDTSDYIRERIKRYHDHGIGVEGTILLGLDSHSEDSIRRLIDFLLEIELDLAEFTVLTPFPHTRAYTELYREGRIRSFDWDDYTADKVVYQPKQMSGERLQELLDFAWDTFYREEPQRIKMTKLFQQVIRKEMADNTYHPRDRSLAGQAFGRTARP
- a CDS encoding AMP-binding protein encodes the protein MNVPTLQQGRVRLAEVLAGPRYPDHPYVLSGSTHGQVYAMAAWLVEHFRTSGGERQLVCLAAEDRSIIAAAVLASLAGGPILLLPYGFSERILAGIHGSTGYRSAIVDRDLPWPPGVETVHPQPQANQPLVADPAPTADRVLLHLYTGGSTGVPQFWSKTAGNLLFETMHLVDFLVVTPEDRIVATVSPYHIYGLLYSVLLPLLASAAVSPLTPSYPAEIVEAVAAEQATILVSVPAHYDALHGRTCATSWLRLATSSAGMLSEESNRDFRQRNWLELIEIYGSTETGGIASRNRFRAEEYFRLFPAVEATRVGERLAVRSPFTSPEAPRDGDGFFLCGDRAVFPEPGLLAPQGRADHIAKVGGKRVNLEEVRTAVRHQAGVRDAVVLTVPIGGGREQQVVAVAQGRCTPESIRAGLAGLLEPYAMPRIIRCVNTIPVTVNGKYDREAILALVKP
- a CDS encoding DegV family protein, with protein sequence MTSLDLALVTGYECLAAWADLLDRINVFPVADGDTGANLRISLAPLKAPDSERRLLVDRLSRTATGNSGNIAVAFLRAFAAATDPAELAAAAEQGRRQAWQAVARPQPGTMLSVFDTVAGFSGSWQDGEIYDRLSRLLQRSVVDGAALIPAIRQAGVVDAGALGMYIFFDGFCQSLAGRERIEVDVRGPFAGRLDINPGIFLPAAEPGEQFCVDAVLATNSPPAEMSEALNELGDSLVLLDDAAGVKIHVHTAEPQQLRHRLAGFGEVIGWSDEPIRASAGTGQPIARTGQTIRVVSDAAGSLSRELAEKHGITLLDSYLVYDGQSRPESLCDPGEIYRLLRAGHRVTTAQASVFERRLRFQRFCQEGERTLYLCVGSAFTGNYDVAADWKHGHDRDNRLEILDTGAASGRLGLIALLTGRLAESGLEAAAVIEFARQRLTSCQELVFIDQLKYLVAGGRVSRAGGFFGDLLQLKPIISPTAGGVRREGVVRHRRGQIGFALERLQQRFSVDDRPTILLQYSDNRTWVSETVAGQLADRLPRAELILVPLSLTSGVHMGPGTWSVAWDLVD